In the Paramormyrops kingsleyae isolate MSU_618 chromosome 6, PKINGS_0.4, whole genome shotgun sequence genome, one interval contains:
- the LOC111847814 gene encoding organic solute transporter subunit alpha, protein MMGRGSNCSWPGAEIPLSSELFAVIKNELWVFLFPAGLAFIMLTLFLEEIGFFLRHAVSSRRRRLSLWILGMYPVFGLTSITALYVPRSSSLCNFIASVYHSTTLLKFMGLITDFFGGKDRMLEALAGQPIYPNPFPCCFCCCIPLITFNRTTLGWMMVAVLQLSVVRTILFFITLVLWTDEQYDYGDVDSVNPNLYVNAIIAISTFLSFYGYLLFYKATKRVLHGYGLQAKFVCIIVVLVLCGLQSGILETMGALKLFPCTPPFSYLMRSQLIYHYSVIVEMFCISLFARHTFRKVEPSLEEGRRMGLSNVIGHSEKEVQTEQLWPLAGQINLNQEELWSGCSGGGTGNPGYNSDSEDTLCRIEYAPLDCFPIPLQLRPRQLPSPENKSPKPTEDIVQVEHSVVSLTAEIHNNDTTQATVV, encoded by the exons TGATCAAGAATGAGCTGTGGGTGTTCCTCTTTCCCGCCGGCCTGGCCTTCATCATGCTGACCTTGTTCCTGGAGGAGATCGGGTTCTTTCTCAGACACGCGGTGTCCTCCAGACGCAGACGCCTCTCCCTGTGGATCCTGGGCATGTATCCG GTTTTTGGACTGACCTCCATAACTGCTTTATATGTGCCTCGCTCATCTTCACTCTGTAATTTTATAGCTTCTGT ATATCACTCCACCACATTGCTGAAGTTCATGGGGCTCATCACAGACTTCTTTGGAGGCAAGGACAGAATGCTGGAGGCCTTGGCTGGCCAGCCAATTTATCCCAACCCATTTCcctgctgcttctgctgctgcATCCCTTTGATAACCTTTAACAG GACCACCCTTGGATGGATGATGGTAGCCGTCCTCCAGCTGTCTGTGGTGAGGACCATCCTTTTCTTCATCACGCTGGTTCTCTGGACAGATGAACAATATGACTATGGAGAT GTTGATTCTGTGAATCCCAATCTGTATGTCAACGCCATCATTGCCATTTCAACCTTCTTGTCCTTTTATGGCTACTTGCTCTTCTATAAGGCAACCAAAAGAGTCCTGCATGGCTATGGGCTACAGGCCAAGTTTGTCTGCATCATTGTGGTGCTGGTTCTATGTGGACTTCAGAGTGGAATCTTGGAGACCATGGGAGCTCTGAAATTGTTCCCCTGCACACCCCCTTTCTCCTACCTAATGCGGTCCCAGT TGATATACCACTATTCTGTGATTGTGGAGATGTTCTGCATCAGCCTTTTTGCTCGCCATACTTTCCGGAAAGTAGAACCCAGTCTGGAAGAAGGAAGGAGGATGGGGCTCAGCAATGTGATAGGTCACAGCGAGAAGGAAGTTCAAACTGAGCAACTGTGGCCTCTTGCGGGGCAGATCAACTTGAACCAAGAGGAGTTGTGGTCCGGCTGCTCAGGAGGCGGAACTGGCAACCCTGGATATAACAGTGATAGCGAGGACACCTTATGCCGCATCGAGTATGCCCCTCTGGATTGTTTCCCCATCCCCCTGCAACTCAGGCCTCGACAGCTACCCAGCCCAGAGAACAAGAGCCCCAAACCCACAGAGGACATTGTACAAGTGGAGCACTCTGTAGTGAGCCTCACTGCTGAAATACACAACAACGACACAACGCAGGCCACTGTTGTATAG